CATTATAGTTATTTCCGGCCTCTATAGATAATGGCAGTATGTCTGAAGGCAGTCTATAAAGTGCACCTGTTAAAACCTTTACTGCATTCGCTCTACCCTTTTCTACATCCTGTCCGGAGTGTCCTCCTAACATCCCCGAAATCTTCAGGCAATAAGTGCTGAGGTCTATTTCTACCTCGGCTGAATCTAGTGCACAAAAAACATCTACAAGTATCCCTCCTGCACTCCCGCAAACTATTGTATTTTCTACTGAGTTGTCTAGATTAATAACTCTTTTTCCTAGAATATGTGACTGATCTATAGTATATGCACCTTTAAAAGTTGTTTCTTCCTCTACGGTAAATACCATTTCTAGAGGCGGATGAACAGCCGTCTCATCGTCTAAAATGCTCATCATCATCGCCACGCCTATGCCATTGTCTGCTCCTAGAGTTGTAAGCTCATCTGTGCTTAAGAATCCATCTTTTAAAGCTAGTTTTATTGGATAATTATCAAAATCAAAATCAAAGCCTTCAGCAACTTCACATACCATATCTAAGTGTGATTGGATAACTACGGGAGACTTATTTTCTAAACCATTGCCATCCTTTTTAATTATGAGATTGTGATTTTTATCCTGTATAATTTCAAATCCTAATTTGCCGTATCTATCCTTCAGATAATTTGAAATACCTTCTTCGTTGCCACTACATCTTGGAATTCTGCTTATATCATAGAAATTCTTTAAGACCTGAGATTTTAAAAAATCCCTATCCATCGTATTTCACCCCTAAACAAATCTATTTACTATATTATAGTTCAAATGTGATAAAGTTTCTATTAAAAATTAGCTAATACTTATCAGTTTTCGTCAATCTAATTTAATTTTATGAAACTTTCTCTATTAAATAACCGGCAATCTTAATTATAAAGTCTTTTGGCAAATCCTCATCTAGATCTATCCACATAGTAGCCTTGCCTGAAATATATGGCTTTAATTCTTCATTAAACTCTGAATCCTTCGGCATCGGGTATATTGCCAAATGGTCTTTCCAGCCTGAGATATAAAATGCAGTTTTTCCGCTCCTTACTTTGTAACCAATAATCCCGTAGCTTAACACTTCCTCTAAATCATAATGCTGAAGTATTAGATTTCTCAGTTCATTGAACTTTTCTTTCGCTTGGGTAGGTATTGCCTTGATATATTCTTCAACACTTTTAGGTTTCGACTCTTTTTTTGCATAGAGTTTATATGACTCGGTTAACATTTTTTCCAGTATTTTTATGTCTATATCGGGAAGTTTATTTACATATAGACATGAAAAGCTCGTTTTATATTTTCCCAATTCAGATAATAGTCCTACATATCTGTCAAAGCCCTCATTAAAGTAAATTGTGATTTGAGATTTTCTTGGACTAAATCCAAGTATAGGCATATCTCCTTCTCTACCGGACTCGTATTTGTAATGATACGAACCAAAGCCGATGATTGATGGACCCCAAAGTACGGGTGACTCACTCGTTATATTTTTCATGATTTCAATTAAAATACCGGCTTCATGCCTTCTTTTTTCAGATAAAGATTCTAAATATTCTTCTAATGAATATTCGCCTGGTTTTGTTTTATTTTCAGTACTCATCTTTCATCCCTTCTTTATTTTCCAGCATTGATATTTAATCATCTTATACCCTAATATATCTCATACAAACTAATAATAATTGACGATATTGCATTTTAAATTATGGACGAAAAAAGAGCCATGTTCGAAATTGTTATTTCGACATGGCACCTTTTTCGGGTATGATTGGTGAGTAAATTTATGACTAATTTATTTATACTAGTGCAGCTCCTAGCTCTCTGCACTTTGCAATAGCTTCTTCATTTGGAGCATCATATGCAGGAAGTGGTGGGTAAGCTAGATTGGCTTCTGCTTCAACACATCTTTTTTCCCAGTCTTCCATCCATTCTCCATTATTCCATTCGTAAGAACCGAATATTGCAATTTTTCTGCCCTTTAAATCCTTTTCACAATCTGTGAACATTGGATCAAAGCTCATTTCTTCAAGTACTTCATCTCCCATTGCAGGACAACCAAATGCTATAGCGTCGAAATCATTCATCATTGAAGCATTAAAATCATCAGAGAATATTAATTTTGCTTCTCCACCGGCTTCTATAATGCCTTCCACAACCGCATCTGCCATCGCTTCTGTATTACCGGTTCCTGTCCAGTAAACTACTGCAACCTTGCTCATTCAAATTACCTCCATAACTGATGTTATAATTATTCGTATACTTTAACTACATTCCTGAAAAACTTGACATTCAGAATTTATAATGTCGTCAGAATACGATTTAAATTTTTCTATGATCTCAAAGCAATTATAACCCTTGAGATATAGATTCATAAAGCATTTTTGACAATGATTATACTCATTAAACAGTTTACAAGCTTTTTCTGTATCATCATATACTTTCCAATGTCCCAGTTGTCTAAAGCATTTCCCTTTATTCTCTATAAATCCTTTGACATCTCGTATTGGATAACCAAGTAATAAGCCTATCTCATGAGGAAATTCATCAGAGACTAAAAAATGGTTTTTTATTCTATTTAAAATACTGTCTATGTCTGTGCTCGAATAACCTAGACTATGTAAAAAATCTAGTGTTTCAGGATTATTTAGAGTGTCTTTAAGCATTTCTTCTCTATAGACATAGATTAGGCCGCTCCTACATGTCTGTTTTAGAATGCAAACTTTTAATCCGATACTTCTTAATTTTTCATTCCAATGAAACACCTTTTGCTTAATGCATTTATCTCCTTGTCGAAGTGTAAACATACTAGCAACTTTTTTACCAGCAAGTGTAGGCGCACAACATTTAATTAAATATGTCTCCATAAATTCACCTACAAGCTAATTGATAATCATTATCTCTTGTTAGAGTATACTAACTCTCTTTAAATATGTCAAGCATTATTTTTATTTTATTTATTTTTGCTAATTTCCATCAAAAAAGAGCCGTACGGCTCTTTTTAATACCAACCTCTTAATTTCATTACATGAGCGAGTTTCTTTATGGAATATACATACGCAGCTTCTCTCATGGAAATCTTTTGATCTTCTACAACTTCCCATATTGCATTAAATGCATCTACCATCATTTCTTCTTCTTTTTGATATACTTCCTCATCTGTCCAATAGTATCCATATAGATTTTGAACCCATTCAAAATATGACACTGTTACTCCACCCGCATTTGTTAATACATCAGGGGTTACTACAATATTTTTTTCTTTTAATATTTTGTCCGCTTCTGGTGTGATTGGACCATTAGCTGCTTCACATATTAGTTTTGCATTAATTTTTCCTGCATTGTCTTCATTAATTGCATTTTCTAAAGCAGCAGGTACTAAAATATCATACTTAGCTTTCCAAAAATCTTCGACACTAATCTCAACTGCATTTTCAATACCGCGCAGTGTACCGTTCTTTTCCTTCATTTCTTCAAGTTCTTCAAAGCTAAATCCGCTATCTCTGTATATCGCATACTCCCCAACTTCTCTATCATATTCAAGAATTGAAGTTACATGAGCTCCTAATTTTTCCAGGTTTTTAACGGTAAAGCTACCAACATTTCCAAATCCTTGAACTCCTACTTTAGCTCCTTCCATGTCAATGCCATGCTTTTTAGCTGCTTCTCTCGCAATTACAGCAACCCCAAACCCCGTTGCTTCAGTTCTGCCTTTGGAACCTCCGAACTCGACAGGCTTACCTGTAAATACTCCAAGATTTTGTTCTCCTGAAAGTAGGTTATACTCATCGGCCATCCATGCCATTATCTTACCACTTGTATTTACATCCGGAGCAGGTACATCAATTTTTTCACCAAGATACTTGTACATAGCCCTTACATAACCTCTGGAAAGTCTCTCAAGTTCTCCTTCTGATAAGTCTGCAGGATCTACGGTGACTCCACCTTTACCTCCACCATATGGTATACCGGTAATGCAGGCTTTAAATGTCATCCAAACTGATAGTGCCTTTACTTCATCTAAATTCACTCCGGGATGATATCTTATACCACCTTTATTAGGTCCTACTGCATCATTATGTGCCGATCTGTAACCCTTAAATACTCTAAGACTACCATCGTCCATCTTGACGGGTATGGAAACTTCAATAACTCTTCTAGGCTCTTTTAATAATTCATAAACCGCAGGATCAAGTCCCAATAAATCACATGCTTTTCTTATCTCAAGTCTAGCGCTTTCTAATGGATTATATTCACCACTCATAATTTTTCTCCTTTACTCTTTAGTCTTATTAATGAATTAGTTAACTATTGTTTAACTATATTTATTATATCCATTTATAGAGCTAAAGTCACCATTTTTATTAATTACACATAAATTTGTCCATTTTATTAAAAAATATCTATATGTTATTATATACTTAATATAAAAATTAATTGGAGGAAAAGATGAGAATCGATTGTCATGTACATTTAAGTTCACCCGATTTAATATCGAATTGGAAGGAAGTTGCTAAGGAAGAAGCTTACTTCGGTTTACTTAGCAATAGTAAGGTCAATAGATTTGCAAATGCAGATGATATAATTAAATACCTAGATAAGAATGAAATAGACAAAGCTGTTGTATTCGGATTTGCTTTTGAACATGCTCATAATATAAGATTGGCAAATGAATATGTAATAGAATCCGTAAAAAAGTATCCCGACAGATTGATTGGTTTCGGTGTCGTTAATCCAAATCAAAAAAACCTAAGCGAAGAGATAGACTTTTGTTTAGAAGCTAATCTTAAAGGTTTCGGTGAATTGTTTCCTACAGGTCAAAAATTCGATATAGCTGATTATAATACCATGGCGCCACTTGTCAGAAAATGTATGGAGTATGATATCCCTCTTTTAATCCACGCTAATGAACCCATTGGTCATTATTACCCCGGTAAAACGGATACGACTCTAAATCAGCTATTGAGTTTTTCAGAAAACTTCCCCGACCAAAAGATTATCTATGCCCACTTTGGAGGTGGTTTATTATTCTATGAATTGATGCCTGAAATTAAGGAAATTCTCAAGAATTCTTACTATGACACAGCTGCTGCACCATATTTATACGATATAAAAATTTACAGTGCTATACAAGCCATGGATTTAAGTGATAAATTATTCTTCGGAAGCGACTTCCCTCTTCCATGTGCCGAGGAAACTATAGATAAATTAATGAAAAGCGAATTAGTCCAAAGTAATCTGGACAAGGTATTCGGTCAAAATTTATTAAATATATTATAATCGAAATTTATGTTTTACCCTTGGAATACGATTATAGACTTAGAAGTAGTCTCAGGAATTTCTATAAGGTAATATAATTGATTTTAAGGATAATTATTCGTTAAGGAAAGAATTTTAGTATATTTATACAAAACCCTAAATTTATTCAGTCTGTCCATTCTGTATTTGATTGTTTATTTAATATATTAAATTACTTTAGATTGAGTTTGGTGTTAATTGAAAGATTATATTTTAAGAGGTGCATATGCACCTCTTAGTTGTTTAAGTATTTTTTAAATTTTTCTTTAAATATCTCAAATTCTTTGAGTTTTTTCTCACTTTTTATCATTGGTAGATTTACTTCTACATTCATAATTGCACCTTTTAGTCCTATTTCTGCCAACATTAATCCCATCTGAAGATCGGTATTGCATGCGGGGTTTGTATTTCCCTCTAGTATTTTGCCTATTTCAAGTACTCTATTGCAATTAAAACTCGCATCCATTGGAGCTCTTGCTGCAGCGACTCCGGCGTCTTCAATTGCAATCTTTCTTTGGTTTTTTTCTTCATCTGTTGATTTTGGAAGTTTATAAGCATTTACAATTTTAAGGTATCCCTCTCTGTCAGCAATCGTTCCGTTTAATAGCGCAAGTCTTAAATTTTCAAGCTCTTCTATATATTCATCCAGCTGCTCTGAACTTAATCCAAAGTCTTTTTTGAGTGAAAGTTTGGCAACCATCCCCATAAGTCCCGCCGCCATGGCGCCAGCCAGAGCTGATGAACATCCACCACCGACGGTTACATCATCGGGATCCAGTATTAAATCCAAAATATCTTTATAGTCCATTTTTACCTTCCTGAATTAATTATAAGTTTTTAATGATTTGCTATAAGCTAGATAAAACTCATTTAGAGTTTTTTCTAGCTTTTACATCAATACAGTAAAATTTAAGGAGCAGATAATCTGCTCCTTATAATTACATATAAAATTGTTCTGCTGAGAAGTCGTCTGTCAGTTTAATGTAGAATTGAAGTAATTCAACAAGTGCATAAACAGGAACAGGTCCAACCAATTCAGAGTTAACTATATTTACATTGTATCTTGTAAGTTCACTCTTAATAGTTTCAAATACTCTATGGATTGCAGTTTTTTCATAGTTTGTAAGGTTCATTGAAACTTGAACTTGGTTTTGCTCAGGTATATCAAGAGCTATGGCTCTTACATATTTATATCCGCCTGCAGCTTCTCTAACTGTTTTAACTATTTTCTTTCCGATTTCGATATCAGTAGTGTCAAGATTTATATTGAAAGCGATTAATGGGAATCTTGCACCGGTTACTGTAGCACCACTTTTTGCATTGAATGCAAATGGTCCCTCATCCGGTCTCCAAAATTCATCTTTCATCTTTTCTTCTAATGCTTCATATTGTCCTTTACGAATTTTAGGTAAGCTCTTTCTGTCAGGATTATCTGTAGCATCTTCATAGTAATAAATAGGCACTCCAAGTTCATCACCCATGTATTTACCATATCTCTTAGCAATTTCTACTGCTTCTTCAGTAGTGACATTTTTGACAGGTATAAATGGTACAACATCTATAGCGCCTTGTCTTGGATGCGAACCTTGGTGAACTGTCATATCTATCAGTTCTATTGCTTTTTTAGATAATCTCTTTGTTGCCTCAAGAACTGCTTCAGGTTCTCCTTTATAAGTGAATACTGATCTATTATGATCCTTGTCACTATTTGTATCTAGAACATCGATTCCTTCAACTGATGTTAGTGCTTCTTTTACAGCATTTACAACATCCATATTTGTTCCTTCACTAAAGTTTACTTCTGCCATTAATACTTTCATTGAAAAACCTCCATATTGTTTTTTCTTACTAATTGACTTTTACTGCATATTTACCGATATTAAAATTATATCAGTTTTTTTACTTTTTGTTAAGTACTTTTCGGGATATTTATTCGTTTTTTAATCATAATTATGATTGACCTAGTTATATACAATGAGATATTATTATATTAACAGAATTATTGAGTTAAATTTTATACTCAAAATTCAAATCAAAGGAGGGTGTTTATGTCATTTGAAACAATTGAAAACATTCTTCCGTAAACGTGAACTCAACTATGACTCTTGCTTTTGCAGGTGTATTATTGTTGATAGGTTACGCTGTAAGAAACAAGGTAAAGGCACTGGAAAAGTATTGTATTCCTGCTCCGGTTGTTGGTGGATTTATCTTTATGTTCATCACATTCATTGGTCACAAAACCGGTAGTTTCGCTGTAAACTTTGAAAACATTTTCCAAAGTACCTTTATGTTGGCATTTTTTACTACCGTAGGATTAGGGGCTAGTTTATCACTGCTTAAAAAAGGTGGAATCTTACTCGGAATCTACTGGCTTACATGTGGTATTATTTCTATTTTC
The sequence above is a segment of the Peptoniphilaceae bacterium AMB_02 genome. Coding sequences within it:
- a CDS encoding cyclodeaminase/cyclohydrolase family protein; this translates as MDYKDILDLILDPDDVTVGGGCSSALAGAMAAGLMGMVAKLSLKKDFGLSSEQLDEYIEELENLRLALLNGTIADREGYLKIVNAYKLPKSTDEEKNQRKIAIEDAGVAAARAPMDASFNCNRVLEIGKILEGNTNPACNTDLQMGLMLAEIGLKGAIMNVEVNLPMIKSEKKLKEFEIFKEKFKKYLNN
- the pepD gene encoding beta-Ala-His dipeptidase, with product MDRDFLKSQVLKNFYDISRIPRCSGNEEGISNYLKDRYGKLGFEIIQDKNHNLIIKKDGNGLENKSPVVIQSHLDMVCEVAEGFDFDFDNYPIKLALKDGFLSTDELTTLGADNGIGVAMMMSILDDETAVHPPLEMVFTVEEETTFKGAYTIDQSHILGKRVINLDNSVENTIVCGSAGGILVDVFCALDSAEVEIDLSTYCLKISGMLGGHSGQDVEKGRANAVKVLTGALYRLPSDILPLSIEAGNNYNAIPRDAKFYFQADDDLIENIRNSSSEYLEIIREKYSKEDIDIKIEKSDRVFENGFSVDTLLKLLNYLMLSPIGINSMDSDLHGVVSSSSNLGKIRMENGYVVLSSEIRGSYDFEIEEIVNRICHITDTLGFGIETSGYYPPWRFNPNSKLLKTALKAYEKFGSKPEITSLHAGLEAGVLSQKLDTTEIISIGPTIKYLHSPLEMVDIESVDRIYAVLLEILKTV
- a CDS encoding DUF1801 domain-containing protein, with protein sequence MSTENKTKPGEYSLEEYLESLSEKRRHEAGILIEIMKNITSESPVLWGPSIIGFGSYHYKYESGREGDMPILGFSPRKSQITIYFNEGFDRYVGLLSELGKYKTSFSCLYVNKLPDIDIKILEKMLTESYKLYAKKESKPKSVEEYIKAIPTQAKEKFNELRNLILQHYDLEEVLSYGIIGYKVRSGKTAFYISGWKDHLAIYPMPKDSEFNEELKPYISGKATMWIDLDEDLPKDFIIKIAGYLIEKVS
- a CDS encoding amidohydrolase family protein, whose protein sequence is MRIDCHVHLSSPDLISNWKEVAKEEAYFGLLSNSKVNRFANADDIIKYLDKNEIDKAVVFGFAFEHAHNIRLANEYVIESVKKYPDRLIGFGVVNPNQKNLSEEIDFCLEANLKGFGELFPTGQKFDIADYNTMAPLVRKCMEYDIPLLIHANEPIGHYYPGKTDTTLNQLLSFSENFPDQKIIYAHFGGGLLFYELMPEIKEILKNSYYDTAAAPYLYDIKIYSAIQAMDLSDKLFFGSDFPLPCAEETIDKLMKSELVQSNLDKVFGQNLLNIL
- a CDS encoding Glu/Leu/Phe/Val dehydrogenase, with the translated sequence MSGEYNPLESARLEIRKACDLLGLDPAVYELLKEPRRVIEVSIPVKMDDGSLRVFKGYRSAHNDAVGPNKGGIRYHPGVNLDEVKALSVWMTFKACITGIPYGGGKGGVTVDPADLSEGELERLSRGYVRAMYKYLGEKIDVPAPDVNTSGKIMAWMADEYNLLSGEQNLGVFTGKPVEFGGSKGRTEATGFGVAVIAREAAKKHGIDMEGAKVGVQGFGNVGSFTVKNLEKLGAHVTSILEYDREVGEYAIYRDSGFSFEELEEMKEKNGTLRGIENAVEISVEDFWKAKYDILVPAALENAINEDNAGKINAKLICEAANGPITPEADKILKEKNIVVTPDVLTNAGGVTVSYFEWVQNLYGYYWTDEEVYQKEEEMMVDAFNAIWEVVEDQKISMREAAYVYSIKKLAHVMKLRGWY
- the ftcD gene encoding glutamate formimidoyltransferase; the encoded protein is MKVLMAEVNFSEGTNMDVVNAVKEALTSVEGIDVLDTNSDKDHNRSVFTYKGEPEAVLEATKRLSKKAIELIDMTVHQGSHPRQGAIDVVPFIPVKNVTTEEAVEIAKRYGKYMGDELGVPIYYYEDATDNPDRKSLPKIRKGQYEALEEKMKDEFWRPDEGPFAFNAKSGATVTGARFPLIAFNINLDTTDIEIGKKIVKTVREAAGGYKYVRAIALDIPEQNQVQVSMNLTNYEKTAIHRVFETIKSELTRYNVNIVNSELVGPVPVYALVELLQFYIKLTDDFSAEQFYM
- a CDS encoding DUF3793 family protein; this encodes METYLIKCCAPTLAGKKVASMFTLRQGDKCIKQKVFHWNEKLRSIGLKVCILKQTCRSGLIYVYREEMLKDTLNNPETLDFLHSLGYSSTDIDSILNRIKNHFLVSDEFPHEIGLLLGYPIRDVKGFIENKGKCFRQLGHWKVYDDTEKACKLFNEYNHCQKCFMNLYLKGYNCFEIIEKFKSYSDDIINSECQVFQECS
- a CDS encoding flavodoxin, which encodes MSKVAVVYWTGTGNTEAMADAVVEGIIEAGGEAKLIFSDDFNASMMNDFDAIAFGCPAMGDEVLEEMSFDPMFTDCEKDLKGRKIAIFGSYEWNNGEWMEDWEKRCVEAEANLAYPPLPAYDAPNEEAIAKCRELGAALV